From Proteus vulgaris:
GATATTCCATAGAAACCTTAATTATTTCCCTAAATTAATTATTTATAGTTCAGATTGGCTACCTATTTACTAACCATAACCTTCCGTGAAAATAATGAGAACCATTATTTTAAACTCTAAAGTGACATCAATTTGCTGATTGATTACATAAATAATACTGGTAAGTATGATTTTTCAATGTCAAATAAAGTAAAAAGTGTGTGACTGAACGCTAAAAACTATAATAAATCAGATGAAGAAACTCTACATCTACTTGTTCGGGAACTACAGTATTTTGGTAGTAGAACATTAGCGAATACGATCCGTCGTAACGGTATTAAATACGCCGAAATTGTAGACGATGTGGCCAAACAGCTTAAGATTAAATGTCCAAAATCCACCACAGTTGAAGAAAAAGAAGTACTGATTATTGACTGAATAGCCACTGTCTCATTAGTCCACAGCGCAACTAACAGTAAGTATTGCTTCAATCAGAATTCATTAACATATGAACTAAACCGAACTGCATTAATGGATAGATTTGGTGGCGATTTAAATCGCCACTGGAACATGGTTATATATTTATATCTACGCTACAAATCGTTAATAACCCCTAAAATTATATTAAAATAGTTCGAGTTCCATTATGATCAGGAATACTTATTAATCCTTGCATTTCTAGCTGCTCTACAATCATTGCACTTCTGTTATATCCAATTCTAAATTTTCTTTGAATACCTGATATAGAAACTCTATTTTTTTCTGCGATAAACTCAACAACTTCATAAAATAAAATATCTAACTCATCAAAATCGCTATTTTTTAATAAATAATCAGTTTTAGAGCTTAAATTAATATATTCAGCCCTTTCCCATTTTAAAGTATGACCTATTGCTTGCCATATATCTTCATCAGTAACAAATGCACCTTGAATACGCTCTAACCTTTCAAGATAAGGTGATAAATAAAGCATATCGCCATTTCCAAATAATTCTTCTGCACCATTTTGATTTAAAATAGAACGTGATTCCTTTTTAGAAGGCATAGTAAGAGAGATACGAGTCGGTATATTAACTTTCAGTTGATTATCTATGCTCGATGATAATAGATTTCTTGTAGATAAAATAAGGTGTATTCCAACTATATTTGCTGATTGACTTAAGGTAATTAACTTACGACCAATTTCATTATTATAAGATATAAATTGAATATAATCGTCCATAACAACCATTATAGGAGTCATAACTTTCAGAAAAGGCATTGAAACATCATTAATATTAGCGGGCTTCCAAAAAGGATCTGGAATTGATCTATTGAATTTTTCTGCTTGGATAATTTTTTCATTATAATTATCAATACTTTTAACACCTAAAGCACTAAACAATTTATAGCGTTTATTCATTTCAGCTATAATCCAATCTAATGCTCTGATAACTTCAGACATATCATCAACTATTGGAAACATTAAATGAGGAAGATTAAAATAAGGAGTCAGCTCTATTCCACTTGTATCAAATATAATCAGTCTAATCTCTTTAGGAGATAGACGATATATTATACTCATAATAATAGAATGAATTAATGTTGATTTTCCTGAACCAATAGAACCTGAAATTAATAAATGTGGGCATGGGATCAAATCAATACCGATAGGCTCCCCTATAATATTTTCACCCAACATAATCGATAATGGAGAAATATTTTTCTGTTTTAACCATTGATTAAAACATGATGAAAAAGGAATTAATCGACGATATTTATTCGTTATCAGTAATCCGATATAGGGTGTTCCTGGTAAAAAATCAATTACTTTAATATTAATAACATTAAGGGCTCGACATAACTCAGTTATCAATGATTTAACATGCATTCCTCGTATTTTAGCATCAACTTTTAATCTAAAAAGAGTAAATGATGACCCCATGAAATAATCAACCACTGACACATTTACTTTATAAATAAGTAGGCATGATTCGATAGAATGAGACATCTCATCTAATTCCTGACGTGTCCAGCAAGATCCTATTTCTTGTTTTATTAATTGATACATTGCATTATCCAAAAGTATAAATACCATGTAAAACATAAAGTTAAATAAATTAAAAACAACTATTTTTAATCTTATAAAAAGTCTACCATTTATTAACAACAAATGCTTACTTACATTTAAAATAAAAAGTAACTGTTATTATGAAAGAACAAATAAATCATATTGATTATCAATTTACATCAATAACTTCCGATTATGAAGAGAGAAATTTATTTGAAATTCAAGGTGATATTTATAACTATAAAGAATTTGATGAAGACACTATTATCGGGAAATTAATATTATATTCTTAATCCAGAGGAATTAGGAATTTATGCTGGTGATTTATTAGATCTATATAACAATAAATCTGTGTTTATTGGCAATTTTCACAATAAAAATAGTCACACATTAAAAATAAAGAGATTATTGAAGATGGAATTAGACACTTTGGCAAGAATATAAGTCTCCTTAAAGTATCATTACATGTAAAACCATAATTAAGAATTGAATGGTGTGAACTGATAATCAACAATATATGAACCAATAGGACCCGTCATTGTTGTGACCCATAGTGTTCCTATGTTTTTCTGAGTTTTCGATTTTGGATCACTAATACAAAATAATGCCCCTCGTTCAGTATAGATTTCTTTTATCCATATACCGTGTTCACATCGACCAAATCTGTTGGTTATAGGGCCTGGTGATGTAATTTTATATTCTGTCTGATAGCGAATTGTATTCACTGATAATAAATACGTCAGCACATCAAATGCAGGTACTATTAATACAAAACCAGCAAACCCAGTCGAGAGGAAATTTTTAAATGCATGTTTTATTGGGCGACGAAAAATACTCCAAATCCCCCCAATCATTCCTAAAAAAACAGCAAAAGTAATAGAAATAGTCCATTTGGGAAACCATTCAAACATCACGACTCTACGGTGTAAACTTATTGACCAACCCATGTAAGCTATCCAGAGAACAAAAGGAATAAAGATAAGGTAAATAGGCAGTGATTTTTTCTTGCTATTCTTACTATATGATTTGAATTGATAGTCCATATAAACCTTATACCAGTTAAAAAATTTTTCGCAGAACATTTATCTATTAGTTTTATATTAAAACTAATTTAGTGCTTAAAAAGCCGTATGCTATACATACTTACTTTCTAATAAATATTAGTTTATAACAATCAATCCTTTATTTCAGTCTATATTTTTTCTCTCGATATTGTATATAGTTTTCATGTTATAAATTATTTTTAATAAAATATTATTAAAAATGATTAAACAACATTAAAGCAATACTATTTATAAATAGAAAAAAGATGCTGTAAATCAGCATCTTTTATTATTAAAAACATTTACTTAATAAGTATGTGAATAGTTTTTATATCTATATCCTTGAGATTTCATACACTCAGCTATTAGTTCTGGCTTTTCATTTATATTTACTTTAGCGATACCAATATCATATTTACACTTCGCTAATATATCTTGAGAGTTTTCATAGCTTACTCCTTCTTTATACCAACCTGGGCCAACAACACACCCACTCAATATAAACATGGATATAAATAAAAAACATTTAGTATTTATTTTCATGATCTTTAAAAAATATATGATAGGCCAATTATATTTACTAATCCGTATTTCTGTTTTGTGATCGGGCTGTCTGCCATATCACCAAACAAGTAATAACCACCCGATTTTAGATTAACAAAAAAACCTTCACTTATTTTATAATTTATTCCAATTAAAATACCGGCATCTTTAATTCCAGAATTTGGTGTATAAATAGAATAATCAGTATTAAGTGCCTGTTTTTCTGTGACACCAAAATAAGCCTGACTATAGTTTTTGTTTACATATCTTGTGGATATATTCGAATCAATAGACCAATTTTTATTTATATCGAAATGCGAATTAATACCAAACTCGAACCGAGTGGCATTATCAATATTTTTACCACCATAATCTCTATGACCAATAGCAGTCAGCGAATTTATATAAAAAGAATGGCCAATAATATTATAACTTAGTTCAACACCTGCACCAGCGGCTCCTTTTAGATCTCCCATTCCTTTTAAATCTTTATTTTTACTACCAGAAAAGCCTATTTCTTCTTTACGACCCTGCATATACGTTCCAAGCAGAGCAATATGAATATTATCAAAAATATTAAATTGCCATTTTGCTCCACTGGTGCCCAGACTAAATAAACCAAAACTATTTGTTTCTGTTGTATATTGCAGCATAGCATCTGGAATTAAAATATACTTATCCGATCCTTCGTATGGCGAAGACATGCCAATGCCTGCGCCTATTTTTAATTCATCTGCATAAGAATTTGAGCAAACAAAAGCACCAAAAATGGGGAGTAAATATTTTAATGACATATATATTCCATTCTTTATTAAAAGTTATTTTTTTAATTGGTTTATTAAGGATGTTCTTGATTTTTCAACATATGGTTTAAGGCCATTAGCATCATAAAATGCCTTTTCATTTCCATTATTTAAATCTTTAATTTTGTCTAATAAATTGAATCGATCTCCTTTACTCGCAATAAATATATCCACCTTTTGATTATTTAATACTTGATAACTGTAATGAAGATCATTAACTATCTCTGGATAATTAAGGTTATTAACCAAATAATATCCTGGTGTCGCTAAACTATCCGCATAAATAAGTATGTCATTGTTATTTAACTTTACTTTCCATGACGTACTACCTGGTAAATGCCCTGGCGTTAGTAAAGCTGTAAACATCACACCAGAAAGCTCAAATGATTCATTATCGTTTAATATAAGATCTACTTTCACTGGCGGAAACAATAATGCATCACCTAAAGCAAAATCATTCGCTCCACCTAACGCTAGTTGTTCTGCATTTATTTTATTTGAGATAACCTGTGCACCACTTATTTCTTTTAATTTTGTTATTCCACCAGCTTGATCTAATCTCGCATGGCTATTCAGAATATATTTAACATCCTTAATATTAAATCCTAATTTTTCAATATTACTTTGGATTAGTTCTGCACTTTCATTTAAGCCTGCATCAATAAGAACATGGCCTTTATCTGTAGTGATCAGTATAGAAGTTAAATTCTCTGTTCCTACATACCAAACTTGAGGTGCTATTTTAAAAGACGTTATAGGTTTGGCCCATTGTGTAAATACACTTTTCGGCGGTACTGTTGATAACGGTTGTTCTGGGTGCAATGATGCATAAACCGTAGTTGGCATAGCCAATCCTTGCATACAAAGCAATGCAATTAATGTTAACTTTTTCATATATACCATTATTTGTTTGTCGTTAAGCTGAGATAATAGTATAAGTAAATTGAATTCTGCTCATTTATAAAGAGACAAAATGAATCTTGCTCAATTTGATTTTAATCTTCTCAAAGTGCTCTATGCCTTGCTTTTGACTGGAAGTACTAAAGAAGCAGCTCATAAACTGGGTATTTCACCTTCTGCGGTAAGTCATGCACTAAGTAGACTACGCTTAACACTGGGCGATCCTTTATTTAAACGAGAAAATAATATTCAAGTCCCAACACCATTTGCTTTAACACTAAAAGCAAAATTAGTTCCTCTTTTTATTTCTTTAAATGATGATCTATTTACCGATACTTTTGATGGTTCAAGAAGTTTTAAAGTGGTTTGTCCCCCTGCGTTAATGAACATTATTACCCCAACACTCTCTGAACTCTCTTTTGAGTTGAACTTCTATGCGGAATGTATTCCATACCAACGTCGCTCTTGGCGAGAAGAAGTACTTGATGGCACTGTAGACTTAGTCTTTGCTGTTGGTGGAGATCAAAACCCAGTATCGTCTTTAAAATTTGAAACTATAGGTAAAAGTAGGCTCGTTATTATTTATGGAGAGCCATTAAGATCATCTTTAAAAAATATTGACGATTTTAGTCTTGAACAATTGGTTTCTTATAAACATGTTTATTGTTTACCTTGGTCTCAAGATGATAATGAACTTGATAGGCAATTACGTAGAAGAGGACTATTTAGAACGATCGGATTTAAATGTCCTGAATATGCACAAGTTATACCCGCTATTAATAGCAGCCCATATATAGCTGTTGTGCCTGAACCATGGCTAGAATATCAATCACTCAAACATACCGTTTATAAAATTAAGCTCGTTGATAGCCTTGCTGTAGGGCATTTATTTATGATGAATAGAAAATCAATGTTGCCGTGGAAGAAAAAAATTGTATCGTCACTTAAAGCGAAAGTTGCGGTGTACTATAAACCGACTGATCAATAACAATATGTAGAGATTTTACAAAAAAAAATTCACATACTAGGCAAAAGATAAAAGTCGTTATTTAACGACCTTTATTAACTATAACTACCCATCCTCATTTAATTACTCCTTATCACAATTAATACTATTTGTGTTTATACATAATAAATTTAATAGGCCTTACCACAATCGTCCGACACATCATTTAACCCTTGTTGTCTTTGTTCAAAGATGATACTTTTTTTATCACCTTCTCGGATTATTTTTAAGATATAAATACTATCAAAATCACTACTCTTCCATTTAGGGATTAATTTAGGATCTCCCCCTTCTTTCTTTATGA
This genomic window contains:
- a CDS encoding DNA translocase FtsK, yielding MYQLIKQEIGSCWTRQELDEMSHSIESCLLIYKVNVSVVDYFMGSSFTLFRLKVDAKIRGMHVKSLITELCRALNVINIKVIDFLPGTPYIGLLITNKYRRLIPFSSCFNQWLKQKNISPLSIMLGENIIGEPIGIDLIPCPHLLISGSIGSGKSTLIHSIIMSIIYRLSPKEIRLIIFDTSGIELTPYFNLPHLMFPIVDDMSEVIRALDWIIAEMNKRYKLFSALGVKSIDNYNEKIIQAEKFNRSIPDPFWKPANINDVSMPFLKVMTPIMVVMDDYIQFISYNNEIGRKLITLSQSANIVGIHLILSTRNLLSSSIDNQLKVNIPTRISLTMPSKKESRSILNQNGAEELFGNGDMLYLSPYLERLERIQGAFVTDEDIWQAIGHTLKWERAEYINLSSKTDYLLKNSDFDELDILFYEVVEFIAEKNRVSISGIQRKFRIGYNRSAMIVEQLEMQGLISIPDHNGTRTILI
- a CDS encoding MipA/OmpV family protein — protein: MSLKYLLPIFGAFVCSNSYADELKIGAGIGMSSPYEGSDKYILIPDAMLQYTTETNSFGLFSLGTSGAKWQFNIFDNIHIALLGTYMQGRKEEIGFSGSKNKDLKGMGDLKGAAGAGVELSYNIIGHSFYINSLTAIGHRDYGGKNIDNATRFEFGINSHFDINKNWSIDSNISTRYVNKNYSQAYFGVTEKQALNTDYSIYTPNSGIKDAGILIGINYKISEGFFVNLKSGGYYLFGDMADSPITKQKYGLVNIIGLSYIF
- a CDS encoding HARLDQ motif MBL-fold protein, which gives rise to MKKLTLIALLCMQGLAMPTTVYASLHPEQPLSTVPPKSVFTQWAKPITSFKIAPQVWYVGTENLTSILITTDKGHVLIDAGLNESAELIQSNIEKLGFNIKDVKYILNSHARLDQAGGITKLKEISGAQVISNKINAEQLALGGANDFALGDALLFPPVKVDLILNDNESFELSGVMFTALLTPGHLPGSTSWKVKLNNNDILIYADSLATPGYYLVNNLNYPEIVNDLHYSYQVLNNQKVDIFIASKGDRFNLLDKIKDLNNGNEKAFYDANGLKPYVEKSRTSLINQLKK
- a CDS encoding LysR family transcriptional regulator, producing the protein MNLAQFDFNLLKVLYALLLTGSTKEAAHKLGISPSAVSHALSRLRLTLGDPLFKRENNIQVPTPFALTLKAKLVPLFISLNDDLFTDTFDGSRSFKVVCPPALMNIITPTLSELSFELNFYAECIPYQRRSWREEVLDGTVDLVFAVGGDQNPVSSLKFETIGKSRLVIIYGEPLRSSLKNIDDFSLEQLVSYKHVYCLPWSQDDNELDRQLRRRGLFRTIGFKCPEYAQVIPAINSSPYIAVVPEPWLEYQSLKHTVYKIKLVDSLAVGHLFMMNRKSMLPWKKKIVSSLKAKVAVYYKPTDQ